TCCTCATGGTCGGTTGCTAACCTCTTGGTAGTGAGTGAGTTTGCATGAGATCCGATAGTTTAAAAGTATGGagcccctcccacctcctctcttgctcctgctttccccatgtgatgtgcctgctcctgcttcaccttttaGCATTaggaaaagcttcctgaggcctccccagaagccaaacagatgtcagcaccatgcttcctgtacagcctgcagaatcatgaaccaatcaaacctctttttaaaacaaattacccaccctcaggtatttcttcatagcaatgcaagaatggcccaaTATACATCCCAAATCAAGATGTGACTTTTTTTGTCTTGATTGTGTTACTGAAACCCAGGGGCAGTAGATCTTGCATCTCCTGGCCGGTAGAAGTGGGTTCTATTACAATTCTCCCAACAACAGAGTTGTGTATGTAATGGCAATAGTACTCAGAGGCTAGATGAGCTTCTAAACTCATATGGTAGCAATCAGACTTCATGAAGCTGTGCAAGGCAGTGTAATTATTCACCATTATAATTCACCACCACTGATTTTTGTTAGTGGGGACTAGCGGAGAGCTGAGCTTCTACTCCCACCACACATCAATGAAACTGAACAAAACAGTTGACTTGTTCACTTTCTAATCATCCCTGGTGTTAGTGGAACCCACTGGGGAGCTGAACTGCTATACCTGCCTGATATCAGTGAGGTCAGAATGGGGTGTTAAAAGATGGGGTTTATTAGCACTccactttcttccttcccctcccttggtGTCAGCTGTGTTCACTAGAGTGTTTAGCTTCCACACCCAAAAAGCAGCAACAAAGCAATGAGAGTCAGCACTTTACTTATCTCCTTCTTGGGGATACACAAGACACATTATTATGGGAACACAGACATTTGAATGACAATGAATTTCTCTTCTAAAACTCTGAAGGCCAGTTTGAAGTGGAACTGGGCATTTCAGGTGTTGTAAAAATTGCCAagtagaaattctgtttccagcaaaaatattcttctaGAATAAAGGGGAATATAAGATATTGTCAGATGAGGAAAAACTATATGTTTTTGCTAGCAAATCCATTCTTAAGGATTGGCTAAAGGGagatctataaaatagaaaatgataaaagaaggctgggaacttcaaaaagaaaaaacatcagcATAAATTAAAATGGGcataaatatcatataatatccTTGCCTTTGAGAGTTTCTTTAGTTATATTTTATGGtgaagcaaaaattaaaacaatatttcacaTATTGCTCAATGTATATAAAGACTTcatatgattatatttttattgttggaggataaacatatgtaaatcaagTAAGGATTTTACACTTCACTCAAAGTGGTAAAATGTTGATACCTGTAGACTGTGATTAACTACCTATTGTAATATCTAGTGTAACAACTAGGAAAACTATACAATGCGCTATACTCAAAAACACTGTAAGTCAGTCAAGATACAACTCtaaaaaaaatcaggtaagtCTCAGGAAGGTAtgcaaagaaaaatggaagaatgaCAAGCAGGAAACAtaaacagaaagcaaataaataaaatgacacaaTTTAGCTTTACTATCAATATAAATAATTACCTTAAAAGTAAATAGTCTTTGTATAGTAATTAAAATACATCAACTAATTGTGTGGATGAAAAATGATTCAACAATATGCTGTCTGGCCTAACAcgttagctcatgcctgtaattccaacactttgggaggccaaggcaggcaagtcacttgaggtcaagagttcgagaccagcctggccagcatggtgaaactcatctctactaaaaatacaaaaattaaccaggcgtggcggtgggtgcttgtagtctcagctatttgagaggctgaggcaggagaattgcttgaacccaggaggcgaaggctgcagtgagctgagattgggccactgcactccagcctgggcaaaagaatcTCAtgtctgtctcaaagaaaaaaaaaatatatgctgtCAAAAATAAACACACTCTGTGACATTGAtagaatgaaagtaaaataatggaaaatatatgccttgaatatattaattttaaaaagcaagagtgACTAGCAATTggataagaagaagaaaggaaaggtatccaaataggaaaggaaaaagtaagagTATCTTTCTTCTAAGACTACACGATCTTGTATATGGAGAACATTAAAAATGCCACACAAAAACTCTTCTGGAATGAATcaacaaattcagtgaagttgcagaACATAAAATCAGCTTGAAAAAATTAGGTGCATTTCTCTATGTCAATaatcaacaataagaaaaagaaattaaggaaacaatTCCATTTCATAATAGcatgaaaaaaatacttagaaataaacttcACCAAGGAGGCAAAATACTTCtacactgaaaactgcaaaatattGACCCCCCAAATTaaggaagacacaaataaatggaaagacattcatgTCCATGAGTTGAATAATTAATGTTGTTAAGCTGGAAATGCCAGCAAAAGAGATCTAcaaatttaatgtaattcctatcaaattttccaatgattttttaaataccaaatttattctaaaatttatatggaatctaaaGGGATCCTTAATAGTCAGACCAATTTtgagaaaaacaaagctggagatgTCACACTTCCTCATGTTAAAACTTATTACAGAGTTACAGTAATttaacagtgtggtattggcataaaggAAGTCTTATAGAccagtgaaatggaatagaaaggccAGAAATAAACTTTCATATATATGGTCAAGttatttttgacaagggtgctaaGACCTCTTAATGgggaaagacagtcttttcaataaatgatgttgagaaagttggatattcacatgcaaaagaatgaagttggacccttactatataaaaaaatcaactgaaaattgatgaaagacttaaatgtatgtGCTAAAACTGTAAGCCCcttagaagaaaagcttcatGTTATTAGATATGATTTTTTTTGCTATTCCACAAAAATAAAggacaacaaaaaaatagataaatttgagTGTATGACAATTAAGAACCTTAAGTGCATCAAGGAAcgcaatcaacagaatgaaagacaaccTGCTGTATAGGGGAAAAATTTGCAAAGCATATAACTGAtgaggggttaatatccagaatatgaaAAGAACTCCAACTTAACGATGAAATACAACCTAacttaaaaacaggcaaaggaattaaatagacatttccggaaagaaaatatacaaacaaccaataaacacattaaaagatTCTGAACAGTACTAATTATtaagtaaatacaaataaaaatcacaatgagataccaccttatacCCATTAGGATTGCTACTATCAAagtaacagaaaattaaaagtgctgaCAAAGAAGTAGAAAAACCGGAACCTTTGTGCATTGTTGGTAGTAATGTCAAATGGTGTGGCAACTATGAAAAAtggtatggcagttcctcaaaaagtaaaaatagaattctCACATGAGCCAGCAACtcctcttctgggtatatactcaacaCAATTAAAAGCAGAGTCTTGGAGATATATcagtacacccatgttcatagcaacctTACTCACAATAGGCAAaaagtagaagcaacccaagGGTTCATCAATAGATCGACAAATtgaagtatatacatacaataaaatattattaagccttttcaaagaataaaattctggcaTTATACATAAATGAACCTCGAGAGCATTATGCTagataaaataagccagtcacaaaaagacacatactgtaaaattataattatatgaggTAGCTAGAGTAGTTAAATTCAAAGAGGCAAAAAGTAGAATGGTTTTTGTCAGGGTCTAGAAGAGGAGGAAGTGAGGAGTTGtgtaatgggtatagagtttcagttttgcaatatGACAATAGTTCTTGGATTCGttgtgtgaatatacttaacacaacTGAACTGTACAATATTGTACAATAAAAATTGGTTCTGATAGAAATTTGATGTTAGGTGTATTTTACCACgattaaaaatagaaagtagGAATAGTCATATTGATATGGTATAAAGTAGAGATCACAGCAAGGACAATAAATAAAGGCAAAGAAGGACTTTACATGATTATGCAAATATCAATCCACCACAAATATATACCTATACTGACTGTGTATCAACCAAACAATAGAGCTttcaaatacatgaagcaaaaactaatagagatgaatgaagaaatagaCTTATTTACAATTATAGTTGGATTTAAACACTCAGCAACTGACAGAACTTCTAGACATAATATCCTCAATAATAGAATAACTGAATAATGCAACAATCAACAGTATCTAATTGACACATATAGAATAGTTCAttaaacaacagcagaatatatatttgttgcatgTGTCCACAGAACGTGTACCAAGATAGACCATGTGATGGACTACAAAACAAACCTTACCaaacttaaaataattgaaattgttgataaataattaaaagaattgaaatgtgTTGTGTAGACAACACATTGTATGACCAAAATGGAATCAAAGGAGCAACtataacaaaacataaaaaacctAAACAATTGGAAATTAAATTATGCATTTCtaaataattcataataattCATGGGTGAAGAAGTAGTCtcaagggaaataaaaacatatgtgaactaaataaaaatgaaaatatacatgttAAAACGTGGAATACAGCTAACATTGTACTGAGAGAGAAATTTATAccattaaatgcttacattagaaacaaggaaatgtctgAAATTGGAGATCTAATTTCTTACCTAAAGaatatggaaaggaagagaaaaataaacccaaagcaaacaGAAGGAAGTAAATCATAACGATAAAAACAAAAATCGATGAAATTAAAAGCaggaataaaataggaaaatcaaTTAAAccaaaagctatttctttaaaaccgtcaacaaaattgataaaacttAAGCACAACTGAcagcttaaaaaaaagaagacaacaaataaacaatatCAGGGACGAAACAGGAAGTAGCATTACAGATTTTGCAGGCATTAAATGGATAAGAGAATACTGTGAACAACCGTATGCtcataaattcaaaaatataggaaaaattgATCAATTCgttagaaaaacagaaactaccaaaaataaatttaataaaattatataggtGATATAATTAGTCCTGCAACTAACAAAGAGAATGAATTTGTAATTTAATAAGTCTCTTGTCTgtcaccatgtgagatgtgcctttcagcttgcgccataattgtgaggcacccagccatgtggaactgtaagcttATTAAACcgctttattttctaaatttctcagtcttgggtatgtcttcatgaccagcatgaaaatggactaatacagtaaattggtaccagagacACCCTGATTTTTCAGTTCCAATCTTGGGAGCTGTgataaataaatgtctattgtttaagctacccagtctatagGATTGttttatagcagcctgaaatgACTAAGACAATTATATATGTCTATTACCTAGCAATTCTGTTCCTGAACATACACCTTAAAGAAATATAGGCAGAATTCCACAAAGGGTCATGAGCTACTAACGAGGCTCATAGCAGCATCATTAGTAGCAGTAAGGAACGGCATCAACATAGGTTACACTCAAAGGGGGAAGAAAATGAGCAAGCACGATGCAACATTAAAAGCAATGAACAAGAGATGCATATAGCAGCTTAAGTAAAATATTACACTTTCACACATGCACGTATTTAACAAAGCCATATGTTTAACAAGAATAAAAACATAGGAAAGCAAATCATTCAAACACATCAGGTGTGTCACATGCAGGTGTCTTTTGGTGGGAAAGAAATTAGTAAGAGAAACTaggaaggtagaaagaaaaatccaataaaatagagaaataaccTTTCAAAAATCAATAATGATAATGTGGTCAGAGCCCAAGAATAGGataaaagtaaagataaaagCAACCTTCATAAATAGACAGTTAATTCTAATTCCTTTCTATCAATTGCAGGGctagcagaaattaatgaaaataagctGCCTTTAATGCCAAATGTGATAGGTAGAAAGACGTTTATTTGTGGGAACTGTCTTTTGTTTGTAGAATTACTCACCTCTCCACTGACATTGAAAGATAGTCATATTGTTTTTAGAGGGATTTtaggtaaaatatcaaaaataacaGCTAATGACTTAGGGAGGGAGACTTCAGAATAAACCAAGGAGTAGGTGTGGCCTTGGGGAATAGATTAAAGGAAACTGTCTGCTATGTGGGCCACCACAATTGAACATGGGTATATGAGGAGGGGTGGTAGTTCATGTTGGGAAGGCATAGAAGAGGCTGTCATAGAAAAGCCTCTTTTCTACCACCAGGCTATCCTTGCCTTTATATCACCCCCCCCACCATCCAAAACAGAGGTGGCAGGAGTGGTACATTCTGATGACTAAGACTCCCCAGGTACCTCCCCACCCCTCTGTCACATAGAAGTGACAAGAGTAGTGCTTTGTGACGTCTTAGTGTCCCTTAGCTCTCATTGGCTGGGAGAGTGCCTTGCTGACCAATCAAAGTTGAAGGGTGTGGCCCCTCTTTGTGCTGGGAGGGGTATACACAGGATGATCAGGAGCTCTGAGTAGACCACTGGGACAATTCAGTATGGCAAAGGTGACCAGTGAACCACAGAAGCCTAATGAAGATGTGGACGAACAGACCCCAGCAACCTCAAGTAccaaagggaggaagaaggggaagacACCCCGTCAACGAAGGTCCAGAAGTGGCGTTAAGGTGAGATGATCCTGACCAAACCCCTTCTCTTTGCCCCACTGATTCCGCCACCCCAAGGCTCCTATCCTTTCCTTGCCTCACTCAAACCCCCTCCTCAACTCACACCCTTCTCATGAAGCCTATTCCTATGCATTTCCCACCTTCTTTCCCAAAACCAACGCCCTCTGGCCTGACTGTGATCTCCCTATAGGGCCTAAAGACCACCATGAAGGCGAAAAGACCCCTTCGAGGGAGCTCGAGCCAAAAAGCCTGTGAAACTAACACCCCTGCAGGAAAACCTAAGAAAGCTAGAGGACCAATACTGCGTGGTCGTTATCACCggctgaaagaaaaaatgaagaaagagagtTCGACAAAGACCAAAGCGAGACCTCAGCTCTGTGATGTCTGTAGAGGTCTGCCACTGAAAAGTCATCAATCATACAGTCGGTGAATTCTACACCAACAGgttaaaaccatgaaaataaaatcaacccgaATCGAAAGGATATGTCTCTGTGACTTCTCTGATggtgaggaaggaaggagtgaCGGGAAGAGGGAGGTGTCTGTGAGAAGGCAGGGAGGTGGCTTCTGTGGGGTTTGAGGCCAGACCAACAGGTCCACAGCTGGAAACTGGGGGATAAGGACTGGCTCGGGGATAAGGACTGAAGATAAATTTCCTGAACACTTTAATACACAAAGAGTAAAAGGGGTTGGTGTTTCTACCTGTGTGTGTTTTGGTGGGGAAAGAGGGATGTGACTTCAGTGTATCGATTGTCAGAACCTGTATCGGGTGAGGTGTGTGGGTGGCAGTACTATCCCCAGAAACAGACAAGAAATAACCTGCAGGCCATCTACCTCATAATGGTAGGTATGAGGTACACCCCACCCTATGATATAAGCAACTAAATGCCCTTCAAAGGGCCAAATATCTCTAAAAGTTACCAGCAGCACCTGAAATAATGGTTACTAGACGCCACAAATCCAACACTGACTAGCCCACCTTCTTAAAAAGCTTAGGGCAGAGCAGGGCAATGGGAGTGGTCTACCTCTAGTGCAGGCAGTGAATGAGAGCATTGTCTacagagaattttaaaacaagatagctctctctctccgtcttttatttttatttttccaaagttgTTTCTATCCCTAAAGAGAATATCATTTTTCAACAGCTTTACTGAAGTATAATTGACATATGACAAACTGCACATGCTTAAAAAGtatacagtttgatgagttttgtcACATCTGCTCTTGTTAAACCATCACAACTATAAGAGTGAACATACCCATTACCCCCTAAAGTTTTATCATGCCCTTTGGCAATTCTTCCCTGTCCCTACCTCCGCCATCATTCTCAAAAAAACCCGCTgatttgctttctgtcactatctgtttctattttctggaGGTTTGTAAGAATGGAATCATAAGATAtgtactctttatttttttctagtccaGCTTCTTAGAACAACTATCTTTCCTtcccaaaaatattttgttttgttggtctgctttttaaaagattGCTGTGGTCAATACGTTTTAATCATGTGTCTATGGGAATGGTCTTAAAACAGCACCATTTCTCACtatattttaatgaatacttATTGTATTCTACAAGGAAATTAATGCAGATAATTTCCTGTTATACCATTGACCTCA
The Gorilla gorilla gorilla isolate KB3781 chromosome X, NHGRI_mGorGor1-v2.1_pri, whole genome shotgun sequence genome window above contains:
- the CXHXorf51B gene encoding LOW QUALITY PROTEIN: uncharacterized protein CXorf51B homolog (The sequence of the model RefSeq protein was modified relative to this genomic sequence to represent the inferred CDS: inserted 1 base in 1 codon) → MAKVTSEPQKPNEDVDEQTPATSSTKGRKKGKTPRQRRSRSGVKGLKTTMKAKRPLRGSSSQKACETNTPAGKPKKARGPILRGRYHRLKEKMKKESXDKDQSETSAL